A single genomic interval of Trinickia acidisoli harbors:
- a CDS encoding LLM class flavin-dependent oxidoreductase — translation MKFSLFLHMERYDAKTSHRELFDQMTDLVQIAERGGFETAWIGEHHAMEFTIAPNPFVNLSYLAAKTERIRLGTGTVIAPFWHPIALAGEAGMVDVASNGRLDLGIARGAYSFEYERLLPGLDAMGAGARMRELVPALRRLFKGDYAHQGEFWSWPSTTPVPRPIQQPHPPLWLAARDPNSHAFAVANGCNVQVTSLASGDAEVASLMDRFNAACAANPDVPRPQVMMLMHTFVGANAAEVDAAVEDLARFYRYFSKWFKNERPVEQGFIEPLTQADVDMFPQYSPEAIRKNLVIGEPKQVIERLKCYEELGYDQYSFWLDSHMSFERKRKSLELFISEVMPAFGGR, via the coding sequence ATGAAGTTTTCGCTGTTTCTGCATATGGAGCGCTACGACGCTAAGACGTCGCATCGCGAGCTGTTCGACCAGATGACGGATCTCGTACAAATTGCCGAGCGCGGTGGGTTCGAGACCGCATGGATCGGCGAGCATCACGCGATGGAATTCACGATCGCGCCGAATCCGTTCGTCAATTTGTCGTACCTTGCCGCGAAAACCGAGCGTATTCGCCTCGGCACGGGCACGGTGATCGCGCCGTTCTGGCATCCGATCGCGCTCGCCGGCGAAGCGGGCATGGTCGACGTGGCGAGCAACGGCCGGCTCGATCTTGGCATCGCGCGCGGTGCTTATTCGTTCGAGTACGAGCGTTTGTTGCCGGGACTCGATGCGATGGGCGCGGGCGCGCGGATGCGCGAACTCGTTCCGGCATTGCGCAGGCTCTTCAAGGGTGATTACGCGCACCAGGGCGAGTTCTGGTCATGGCCTTCGACGACGCCCGTGCCGCGTCCCATTCAGCAGCCGCATCCGCCGCTGTGGCTTGCCGCGCGCGATCCCAACTCGCACGCATTCGCGGTGGCCAACGGCTGCAACGTTCAAGTGACGTCGCTGGCGTCAGGCGATGCCGAAGTGGCGAGCCTGATGGATCGGTTCAACGCCGCGTGCGCCGCGAATCCGGATGTGCCGCGCCCGCAAGTGATGATGCTGATGCACACGTTCGTCGGTGCGAATGCGGCGGAAGTGGATGCGGCCGTGGAAGACCTCGCGCGCTTTTATCGATATTTCAGCAAATGGTTCAAGAACGAACGCCCGGTCGAGCAGGGATTCATCGAGCCGCTGACCCAAGCGGACGTCGATATGTTCCCGCAGTACTCGCCCGAAGCGATCCGCAAAAACCTCGTGATCGGCGAGCCGAAGCAAGTGATCGAACGGCTCAAGTGCTACGAGGAACTCGGCTACGACCAGTACAGCTTCTGGCTCGATAGTCATATGAGTTTCGAACGTAAGCGTAAGTCGCTCGAACTGTTTATTTCGGAAGTGATGCCGGCATTCGGCGGGCGTTGA
- a CDS encoding aldehyde dehydrogenase, translating into MLQRFQQYIDGAFDDAAEHFDSIDPSTGNVWAQMPAASAHDVDRAVRAAHRALGEPAWANLTASARGKLLYRLAELIERDAPRLAELETRDTGKIIRETRSQIGYVAEYYRYYAGVADKIQGAWLPVDKPDMEVTLRREPVGVVAAIVPWNSQLFLSAVKLGPALAAGCTIVLKASEDGPAPLLEFARLVHEAGFPKGVVNIVTGFGNDCGRTLTSHPLVSRIAFTGGPETARHVVRNSAENLAAMSLELGGKSPVLVFDDADLDSACNAVIAGIFAATGQSCVAGSRLLVQRGLHDTLVERLIARAATIRIGDPQDTATEMGPLATRRQLEHIERVLRASVEAGGRVVLGGSQPQGQSAGHYFLPTIVDCPHAQVPSVTEELFGPVLSVVTFDTEADAIALANDTRYGLASGVFTRDLTRAHRLTRALRAGIVWVNTYRAVSPIVPFGGYGLSGLGREGGFEAVLEYTRTKSVWIRTSDEPIADPFVMR; encoded by the coding sequence ATGTTGCAACGGTTTCAGCAATACATCGATGGTGCATTTGACGATGCCGCTGAGCATTTCGACAGCATCGATCCGTCTACCGGCAACGTATGGGCGCAGATGCCCGCGGCGAGCGCGCACGACGTCGATCGTGCGGTGCGCGCGGCGCATCGCGCGTTGGGCGAGCCCGCATGGGCCAACCTGACCGCGAGCGCGCGCGGCAAGCTCTTGTATCGCCTCGCCGAGTTGATCGAACGGGATGCGCCGCGTCTTGCCGAGCTCGAAACGCGGGACACCGGCAAGATCATCCGCGAAACGCGCAGCCAGATCGGCTATGTCGCCGAGTACTACCGCTATTACGCGGGCGTAGCCGACAAGATCCAAGGCGCATGGCTGCCCGTCGACAAGCCCGATATGGAAGTGACGTTGCGGCGCGAGCCCGTGGGCGTCGTCGCGGCGATCGTTCCATGGAATTCGCAACTGTTCCTATCGGCGGTGAAGCTCGGCCCGGCGCTCGCGGCCGGTTGCACGATCGTACTCAAGGCTTCCGAAGACGGTCCCGCACCGTTGCTGGAATTTGCGCGGCTCGTTCATGAAGCCGGTTTTCCGAAAGGCGTCGTCAATATCGTGACCGGCTTCGGCAACGACTGCGGACGCACGTTGACGAGCCATCCGCTCGTCTCGCGCATTGCGTTCACGGGCGGGCCGGAGACAGCGCGCCACGTGGTGCGCAATTCGGCCGAGAATCTCGCGGCCATGTCGCTCGAGTTGGGCGGCAAATCCCCCGTATTGGTTTTCGACGATGCCGACCTCGACAGCGCATGCAATGCGGTGATCGCAGGCATCTTCGCCGCGACCGGGCAAAGCTGTGTGGCGGGTTCACGCCTACTCGTGCAGCGTGGCCTTCACGATACGCTCGTCGAGCGGTTGATTGCGCGGGCAGCCACGATTCGAATCGGCGATCCGCAGGACACGGCAACCGAGATGGGACCGCTCGCGACGCGCCGGCAACTCGAGCATATCGAGCGCGTGCTGCGTGCGAGCGTCGAAGCGGGCGGCCGCGTCGTCCTCGGCGGATCGCAGCCGCAAGGCCAAAGCGCGGGCCACTATTTCCTGCCGACGATCGTCGATTGCCCGCATGCGCAAGTGCCCAGCGTGACCGAAGAATTGTTCGGTCCCGTGCTCAGCGTCGTTACGTTCGATACCGAAGCCGATGCCATCGCCCTCGCGAACGACACGCGTTACGGCCTCGCGTCCGGCGTGTTCACGCGCGACCTGACGCGCGCGCATCGGCTCACGCGCGCGTTGCGGGCCGGCATCGTATGGGTCAACACCTATCGCGCGGTGTCGCCGATCGTGCCGTTCGGGGGCTATGGCTTGAGCGGTTTGGGACGAGAAGGAGGCTTCGAGGCGGTGCTCGAGTACACGCGGACGAAGTCCGTATGGATTCGCACGTCGGATGAGCCGATCGCCGACCCGTTCGTGATGCGTTGA
- a CDS encoding NIPSNAP family protein encodes MFYEIRTYRIKTGAVPAYLKLVAEEGIELQKRYLGQLVGYFHSEIGPLNQIVHIWAYPSLDERERRRAALAEDPAWRDFAPKIQALMEEMESKIMKPAAFSPLT; translated from the coding sequence ATGTTCTACGAAATCCGAACCTACCGCATCAAGACTGGTGCGGTGCCTGCTTACCTGAAGCTCGTGGCGGAAGAAGGCATCGAGTTGCAGAAGCGGTATCTCGGGCAACTCGTGGGTTACTTCCATTCGGAAATCGGCCCGCTGAATCAGATCGTTCACATCTGGGCCTACCCGAGCCTGGACGAACGCGAGCGCCGGCGTGCGGCGCTCGCCGAAGATCCGGCCTGGCGCGATTTCGCACCGAAGATTCAGGCACTGATGGAAGAGATGGAAAGCAAGATCATGAAGCCGGCCGCTTTCTCGCCGCTCACATGA
- a CDS encoding ABC transporter substrate-binding protein, whose amino-acid sequence MNSKSVFYAAAVIAACATTCAATGAQAADSIVFTSWGGTTQSSQDKDWAQPFTKATGVNVLMDGPTDYGKLKAMVDSGNVNWDVVDVEGDFAYAAQKAGLIEPIDYSVVKKDNLDPRFTSPDAVGSFYYSFVLGYNKATYKGAQPSTWADLFDTKRFPGKRTFYKWSAPGVLEIALLADGVPPNKLYPLDLDRAFKKLDTIKSDIVWWGGGAQSQQLLASGEAPIGMFWNGRLHALAQTGVPVGISWNQNLTAADMLVIPKGAKHRAEAMKYLAAATSAEAQAKFAADTGYAPINVKAPSLMPAAIAKTLPDQYKSSQIDLDMKYWAEHRDEIAKSWYAWQSK is encoded by the coding sequence ATGAACAGCAAAAGCGTTTTTTACGCGGCAGCGGTGATCGCGGCGTGTGCGACGACGTGTGCGGCAACCGGCGCGCAGGCGGCCGACTCCATCGTATTCACGAGTTGGGGCGGCACGACGCAATCATCGCAGGACAAGGACTGGGCGCAGCCCTTCACGAAGGCCACCGGCGTCAACGTGCTGATGGACGGCCCAACCGATTACGGCAAGCTCAAGGCGATGGTCGATAGCGGTAACGTGAACTGGGACGTCGTCGACGTCGAGGGCGATTTCGCCTATGCCGCGCAAAAGGCCGGCTTGATCGAGCCGATCGACTATTCGGTCGTCAAGAAAGACAATCTCGACCCTCGCTTTACCTCGCCCGATGCGGTGGGCAGCTTCTACTACTCGTTCGTGCTCGGCTACAACAAGGCGACGTACAAGGGCGCGCAGCCTTCGACGTGGGCCGACCTCTTCGATACCAAGCGCTTCCCCGGCAAGCGTACGTTTTACAAATGGTCTGCGCCCGGCGTGCTCGAAATTGCGCTGCTCGCGGACGGCGTGCCGCCGAACAAGCTCTATCCGCTCGATCTCGATCGCGCGTTCAAGAAGCTCGACACGATCAAAAGCGACATCGTTTGGTGGGGCGGCGGTGCGCAATCGCAACAATTGCTTGCATCGGGCGAAGCGCCCATCGGCATGTTCTGGAATGGACGTTTGCATGCGCTCGCGCAAACGGGGGTGCCGGTCGGCATCTCGTGGAATCAGAACCTGACGGCAGCCGACATGCTCGTGATCCCGAAAGGGGCCAAGCATCGGGCCGAAGCGATGAAGTACCTCGCGGCCGCGACGAGCGCCGAGGCCCAAGCGAAGTTTGCCGCCGACACCGGCTATGCGCCGATCAACGTAAAGGCACCGTCGCTGATGCCGGCTGCAATCGCCAAGACGCTGCCTGATCAGTACAAGAGCTCGCAGATCGACCTCGATATGAAGTACTGGGCGGAACATCGCGACGAGATTGCGAAGAGCTGGTACGCCTGGCAGTCGAAGTAG
- a CDS encoding ABC transporter permease, with product MPNVLSSIVPPAATPPRRRRDWRSVRLLAPALLLLVVFFVVPVLSLLLRSVLEPTPGLQNYTQLLGSTTYLRVFGNTFLVATVVTVVTVAIGFPTAWLLAIAPRKVSSLLFAILLLSMWTNLLARTFAWMVLLQATGPINRMLMALGIISQPLTLVNNLIGVTIGMTYIMLPFLIMPLHATLRGIDPSTLRAAAICGASRWQAFWRVLVPLAMPGVASGALMVFVMALGYFVTPALLGGPSYMMLAELIAQLVQELLNWGLAGAAAFVLLAVTLALYALQLRFTGGARASLGGR from the coding sequence ATGCCTAACGTCCTAAGTTCCATCGTGCCGCCAGCCGCGACGCCGCCGCGCCGGCGGCGCGATTGGCGCAGCGTCCGTCTGCTGGCGCCGGCGCTGCTGCTGCTCGTCGTTTTCTTCGTCGTGCCGGTGTTGTCGCTGCTGCTGCGCAGCGTGCTCGAGCCGACGCCCGGCTTGCAGAACTACACGCAGTTGCTGGGCTCGACGACGTACCTGCGCGTGTTCGGCAACACGTTTCTCGTGGCAACCGTCGTGACGGTCGTGACCGTTGCGATCGGTTTCCCGACTGCATGGCTGCTCGCGATCGCGCCGCGCAAAGTGAGCTCCCTGTTGTTCGCGATTCTGCTGCTGTCGATGTGGACCAACTTGCTGGCGCGCACGTTTGCCTGGATGGTGCTGCTGCAAGCGACGGGACCGATCAACCGGATGCTGATGGCGCTCGGGATCATCAGCCAGCCGTTGACGCTCGTCAACAACCTCATCGGCGTGACGATCGGCATGACGTACATCATGCTGCCGTTTCTCATCATGCCGTTGCACGCGACGCTGCGCGGTATCGATCCGTCGACGTTGCGGGCCGCGGCGATCTGCGGTGCGAGCCGTTGGCAGGCGTTCTGGCGCGTGCTGGTACCGCTTGCGATGCCCGGCGTTGCATCGGGCGCGCTGATGGTGTTCGTGATGGCGCTCGGCTATTTCGTGACGCCTGCATTGCTCGGCGGCCCTTCGTACATGATGCTCGCCGAACTCATCGCGCAGCTCGTGCAGGAATTGCTGAATTGGGGGCTCGCGGGTGCGGCCGCATTCGTCCTGCTTGCCGTGACGTTGGCGCTCTATGCACTGCAACTGCGCTTCACGGGCGGTGCGCGCGCAAGTCTTGGAGGTCGCTGA
- a CDS encoding ABC transporter permease has product MLLDFDRLGALRWALLAVGGAVAIFLLLPIAFIVALSFGDSQWLIFPPPGWTLQWYRQLLTDPGWIDSLLTSAKLAAIVTTLSVVIGLLASLALVRGKFRGRGALQAFFLTPMVLPVVVLAVALYAFTLRVGLNGTMTGFVIGHLIIALPFSIISISNSLVSFDTALEDAALICGASPLEVKLRVTLPAIKLGLFAAAIFSFLASWDEVVVSIFMASPTLQTLPVRIWTTLQQDLTPVVAAASSLLVGLTTILMVASALLRRRAR; this is encoded by the coding sequence ATGTTGCTCGATTTCGATCGCCTAGGCGCACTGCGTTGGGCGTTGCTGGCGGTAGGCGGTGCCGTCGCCATCTTTCTCCTGTTGCCGATCGCGTTTATCGTCGCGCTGTCGTTCGGCGATTCGCAATGGTTGATCTTTCCGCCACCTGGCTGGACGCTGCAATGGTATCGCCAGCTCTTGACCGATCCCGGTTGGATCGACTCGCTGCTGACGAGTGCAAAGCTGGCGGCGATCGTCACGACGCTGTCGGTCGTGATCGGTCTGCTCGCCTCGCTCGCCCTCGTGCGTGGCAAGTTTCGCGGACGCGGCGCGCTGCAAGCGTTTTTTCTCACGCCGATGGTGTTACCTGTCGTCGTGCTCGCTGTGGCGTTATATGCCTTTACGCTGCGCGTCGGCCTGAACGGCACGATGACGGGGTTCGTCATCGGCCATCTGATCATTGCGCTGCCGTTCTCGATCATTTCGATCAGCAATTCGCTGGTGAGTTTCGATACGGCACTCGAGGACGCGGCGCTCATCTGCGGCGCATCGCCGCTCGAAGTGAAACTGCGCGTGACGCTGCCCGCCATCAAGCTTGGGCTCTTCGCCGCGGCCATCTTTTCGTTCCTCGCGTCGTGGGACGAAGTGGTGGTGTCGATCTTCATGGCGAGCCCGACCTTGCAGACGCTGCCGGTCCGGATCTGGACCACGTTGCAGCAAGATCTGACGCCCGTCGTCGCGGCGGCGTCTTCGTTGCTCGTCGGCTTGACGACGATATTGATGGTGGCGAGCGCGCTGTTGCGCCGCCGCGCCCGTTAG
- a CDS encoding ABC transporter ATP-binding protein: MTAAFLQIQRLRKTYDDVVAIDQVSLDVRKGEFMTFLGPSGSGKSTTLYIVAGFQEPSEGRVLLDGKPLLSVAPNKRNIGMVFQRYTLFPHLTVGENVAFPLRVRRRPDREVKMKVEQMLRLVHLSDCRDRMPAQLSGGQQQRVAIARALAYDPPVLLMDEPLSALDKKLREEIQLELRRIHQETGVTILYVTHDQEEALRLSDRIAVFNKGRIEQVGTGEELYANPASRFVANFIGNSNFLPVRITSSGEGRMNGVFPNGHAVAAAGLGPALAAGDDGMLMIRPEQMRIRALPSAQGAAGLPVTVRDITYLGDAMHYAVATPWQQEISIRMPAAHRRDNALTIGTHALVEWDASDVRLFDEA, from the coding sequence ATGACTGCCGCATTCCTGCAAATCCAGCGCTTGCGCAAGACGTACGACGACGTGGTCGCTATCGACCAAGTGTCCTTGGACGTGCGCAAGGGCGAATTCATGACGTTCCTCGGGCCGTCGGGTTCGGGCAAGAGTACGACGCTCTATATCGTCGCGGGTTTCCAAGAGCCGAGCGAAGGGCGCGTTCTGCTGGACGGCAAACCGTTGCTGTCGGTGGCGCCGAACAAGCGCAACATCGGCATGGTGTTTCAGCGCTACACGTTGTTTCCGCATTTGACTGTCGGCGAGAACGTCGCTTTTCCGTTGCGGGTGCGCCGGCGCCCCGATCGCGAGGTGAAGATGAAAGTCGAGCAGATGCTCCGGCTCGTGCATCTCTCCGATTGCCGCGACCGTATGCCTGCGCAGCTATCGGGTGGCCAGCAACAGCGCGTTGCGATCGCGCGTGCGCTGGCTTATGACCCGCCTGTGTTGCTGATGGACGAACCGCTCTCGGCACTCGACAAAAAGCTACGCGAAGAAATTCAACTCGAGTTGCGCCGCATTCATCAGGAGACGGGCGTCACGATTCTCTATGTGACGCACGACCAAGAAGAAGCGCTACGTCTATCGGATCGCATCGCGGTCTTCAACAAAGGGCGTATCGAACAAGTCGGCACCGGCGAAGAACTGTATGCGAACCCCGCGTCGCGGTTCGTCGCGAACTTCATCGGCAATTCGAATTTTCTACCGGTGCGTATCACATCGAGCGGCGAAGGCCGCATGAACGGCGTGTTTCCGAACGGTCACGCGGTGGCGGCGGCGGGGCTCGGCCCGGCGCTTGCGGCCGGCGACGACGGCATGCTGATGATACGCCCCGAGCAAATGCGCATTCGCGCCTTGCCGAGCGCGCAGGGTGCGGCTGGGTTGCCGGTTACGGTGCGCGACATCACCTATCTCGGCGATGCAATGCATTACGCGGTGGCGACGCCTTGGCAGCAGGAAATTTCGATTCGCATGCCGGCGGCCCATCGTCGTGACAATGCGTTGACGATCGGCACGCATGCGCTCGTGGAGTGGGATGCGAGCGATGTGCGTCTCTTTGACGAGGCATGA
- a CDS encoding GntR family transcriptional regulator: protein MGDAFPSLKVERRTTTLRELALEKMRTAILDAHFLPGERLVERALCEELGVSRTVVREVLRHLEAEGLVDSIPNQGPIVAVLDAETAAQIYEIRALLEGDAAMACARHADEALVSRLADCIEGIARAFETHAHQTVRELTTTFYEHMFHGGDKKVALEIVQTLNARINRLRAMTIASDDRGRQAVAEMNLILDAIRCRDPERARDAATTHVERVAAIAAQLLQQGRGQASGAHYALAS from the coding sequence ATGGGTGACGCGTTTCCTTCACTGAAAGTCGAGCGCCGTACCACGACGCTGCGCGAACTCGCGCTGGAGAAGATGCGCACCGCCATTCTCGACGCGCATTTCCTGCCCGGCGAGCGGCTTGTCGAACGTGCGTTGTGCGAGGAGCTCGGCGTGAGCCGGACCGTCGTGCGAGAAGTATTGCGACATCTCGAAGCCGAGGGACTCGTCGATTCGATCCCGAACCAGGGGCCGATCGTCGCGGTGCTCGACGCCGAGACGGCGGCGCAAATCTATGAGATTCGCGCGCTGCTCGAAGGCGATGCCGCCATGGCCTGTGCACGGCATGCGGACGAAGCCTTGGTGTCGCGGCTTGCCGATTGCATCGAGGGTATCGCGCGCGCGTTCGAGACGCACGCGCATCAGACGGTGCGCGAACTGACTACGACGTTCTACGAGCATATGTTTCATGGAGGCGACAAGAAAGTCGCTTTGGAAATCGTGCAGACGTTGAACGCCCGGATCAACCGATTGCGTGCGATGACGATCGCGTCGGACGATCGCGGACGCCAAGCCGTGGCGGAAATGAATCTGATACTCGACGCCATTCGTTGTCGCGACCCCGAGCGCGCTCGCGATGCCGCGACAACGCACGTGGAGCGAGTGGCGGCGATTGCCGCGCAACTCTTGCAGCAAGGGCGCGGACAGGCGTCGGGTGCGCACTACGCGCTCGCGAGCTGA
- a CDS encoding NAD-dependent succinate-semialdehyde dehydrogenase, translating into MDIKQTLKDPSLLRHQAYLAGDWQPADSGATIEVFDPATGESLGYVPNMGAAETARAIDAAQTAWAAWRKKTAKERAVIMRRWYELMIEHSDDLALILTTEQGKPLAEAKGEIAYAASFLEWFAEEGKRVAGDTLATPASDKRLVVIKEPIGVCAAITPWNFPAAMITRKVGPALAAGCPIVVKPAEATPFSALAMAVLAERAGVPKGVLSVVTGDPKAIGAEMTRNPIVRKLSFTGSTAVGRLLMAQSAPTVKKVTLELGGNAPFIVFDDADLDAAVEGAIASKYRNNGQTCVCTNRFYVHERVYEAFADKLALAVSGLKVGRGTERGAVLGPLINEAAVKKVESHIADALAKGATLAAGGKRHALGHGFFEPTVLTGVMPNMNLAKEETFGPVAPLFRFSSDEEVVQFANDTEFGLAAYFYSRDIGRIWRVAEALEYGMVGINTGLISNEVAPFGGVKQSGLGREGSHYGIDDYVVIKYLCMAV; encoded by the coding sequence ATGGATATCAAGCAGACGTTGAAAGATCCATCGCTACTGAGGCATCAAGCCTATCTCGCCGGCGATTGGCAACCGGCGGACTCGGGCGCGACGATAGAAGTGTTCGACCCGGCCACGGGCGAATCGTTGGGCTACGTGCCGAACATGGGTGCGGCGGAAACGGCGCGCGCGATCGATGCGGCGCAAACCGCATGGGCTGCCTGGAGAAAGAAGACGGCAAAGGAACGTGCCGTCATCATGCGCCGCTGGTACGAACTGATGATCGAGCACAGCGACGATCTCGCGTTGATCCTCACGACGGAGCAGGGCAAGCCGCTTGCCGAAGCCAAAGGCGAGATCGCCTATGCAGCCTCGTTTCTCGAATGGTTCGCCGAGGAAGGAAAACGCGTTGCCGGAGATACGCTCGCCACGCCCGCTTCCGACAAGCGCCTCGTCGTGATCAAAGAGCCGATCGGCGTGTGTGCCGCCATCACGCCGTGGAATTTCCCTGCGGCGATGATTACGCGCAAGGTGGGTCCCGCGCTCGCGGCGGGGTGCCCGATCGTCGTCAAGCCGGCGGAGGCGACGCCGTTTTCCGCGCTCGCCATGGCGGTGCTGGCCGAGCGTGCGGGTGTTCCCAAGGGGGTACTGAGCGTCGTCACCGGCGACCCGAAGGCCATCGGCGCGGAGATGACGCGCAATCCCATCGTCCGCAAGCTGTCGTTCACCGGTTCGACCGCCGTGGGGCGGTTACTGATGGCGCAAAGCGCACCGACCGTCAAGAAGGTCACGCTCGAGTTGGGAGGCAATGCGCCGTTTATCGTGTTCGACGACGCCGATCTCGATGCGGCGGTCGAAGGGGCGATCGCATCCAAGTACCGCAACAACGGACAGACGTGCGTCTGTACCAATCGCTTTTACGTGCATGAGCGGGTCTATGAGGCATTCGCGGACAAGCTCGCGTTGGCGGTGAGCGGGCTCAAAGTGGGTCGCGGGACCGAGCGCGGCGCGGTGCTCGGGCCGTTGATCAACGAGGCAGCGGTGAAGAAGGTCGAATCGCACATTGCCGATGCGCTTGCCAAAGGCGCCACACTTGCGGCGGGCGGAAAGCGACATGCATTGGGACACGGCTTTTTCGAGCCTACCGTGTTGACCGGCGTCATGCCGAACATGAACTTGGCGAAAGAGGAAACCTTCGGGCCAGTTGCGCCGCTGTTCCGGTTTTCGTCGGACGAAGAAGTCGTGCAGTTCGCCAACGATACGGAGTTCGGCCTTGCCGCGTACTTTTACAGCCGCGATATCGGGCGAATCTGGCGCGTTGCCGAAGCGCTCGAATACGGCATGGTCGGCATCAACACGGGATTGATCTCGAATGAAGTCGCGCCGTTCGGCGGCGTGAAGCAATCCGGTCTCGGGCGCGAGGGATCGCATTACGGCATCGACGATTACGTCGTGATCAAGTACTTGTGCATGGCCGTTTGA
- a CDS encoding porin translates to MKLNHRNQLVLLSSLCVGCLLPGIAAAQSSVTLYGVIDEGIDYVNNSGSHPLWQMRDGTYDGMYGSRWGLKGSEDLGGGLSAIFKLEAGFSLENGQMRQGGREFGRQAYVGLSKANVGTVTLGRQYDSVVDYVQPVTAVGQFGGPFVRGGDIDNTDNSFRVDNAIKYASPSIAGFTFGGMYSFTNSNAPGVGTTGMWSVGAGYTHAGFNAGAAYFYAKNPASLFPDGDFIGNTTGAAIGASGPFSYVGNPQNERIVGVGADYAFGPATAGIDYTNAKFDDANGTTSSVVFSNYEVWGKYSITPKTTLGAAYAFTDGKVNYNGSNPKYHQVSLMSSYSLSKRTTLYAMAGFQQAAGDAKQADIFDFSIADASTTNRQLMFRLGMVHQF, encoded by the coding sequence ATGAAATTGAATCATAGAAATCAGTTAGTACTCCTAAGTAGCTTGTGTGTGGGATGCCTGCTTCCCGGTATCGCCGCGGCGCAGTCGTCCGTGACGCTGTACGGGGTGATCGACGAGGGCATCGATTACGTCAACAACAGCGGCAGTCATCCGTTGTGGCAGATGCGCGACGGCACGTACGACGGCATGTACGGCAGCCGCTGGGGCTTGAAAGGCAGCGAGGACCTGGGCGGCGGCTTGAGTGCGATCTTCAAGCTCGAAGCCGGGTTCAGCTTGGAAAACGGACAAATGCGCCAAGGCGGCAGAGAGTTCGGCAGGCAAGCATACGTCGGCCTTTCCAAGGCGAACGTGGGTACGGTGACGTTGGGGCGGCAGTACGACTCCGTGGTCGACTACGTTCAGCCGGTGACTGCGGTAGGTCAATTCGGCGGCCCGTTCGTGCGCGGGGGTGACATCGACAACACGGACAACTCGTTTCGTGTCGACAACGCAATCAAGTATGCGAGCCCGTCGATTGCCGGCTTCACGTTCGGCGGCATGTATTCGTTCACGAATTCGAACGCGCCTGGCGTAGGCACGACGGGTATGTGGAGCGTCGGCGCGGGCTACACGCACGCAGGCTTCAACGCGGGCGCGGCTTACTTCTACGCGAAGAATCCGGCCAGTCTCTTCCCGGACGGCGACTTCATCGGCAATACCACGGGTGCCGCGATCGGCGCGAGCGGCCCCTTCAGTTATGTCGGCAATCCGCAAAACGAGCGCATCGTCGGCGTTGGCGCGGACTATGCGTTCGGGCCGGCCACGGCGGGCATCGACTACACCAACGCGAAATTCGACGATGCCAACGGTACGACGAGTTCGGTCGTGTTCAGCAACTACGAGGTGTGGGGCAAGTACAGCATCACGCCGAAGACGACGCTGGGTGCCGCCTATGCCTTTACCGACGGCAAGGTGAACTACAACGGCAGCAACCCGAAATACCATCAGGTTTCGCTGATGAGCAGTTATTCATTGTCCAAGCGTACGACGTTGTATGCGATGGCGGGATTCCAGCAGGCCGCGGGCGATGCCAAGCAGGCGGACATCTTCGACTTCTCGATCGCCGACGCATCGACGACCAACCGGCAATTGATGTTCCGCCTGGGCATGGTGCATCAGTTCTAA